The Microbulbifer hydrolyticus genome has a segment encoding these proteins:
- a CDS encoding inositol monophosphatase family protein: MEPMLNIALRAARKAGELIERAWERGDLMKFEEKGRNDFVTEVDKASEQEIIYHLRKAYPKHSILAEESGLQEGAEPEYEWIIDPLDGTTNFIHGMPHFAISIACRYRGQIEHAVVLDPIKREEFTASRGRGAALNGRRIRVSSRQGMKGALIGTGIPFNGESFDNIDAYLAVMKDVAGQTAGIRRPGAAALDLAYVASGRFDGFWEMYLNSWDIAAGSLLVKEAGGLISDFRGGNDYLESGNLVCATPKVFKPLLQIVGKHMGKIPQ, from the coding sequence ATGGAACCCATGTTGAATATTGCCCTGCGCGCAGCGCGCAAGGCCGGTGAACTGATCGAACGCGCCTGGGAGCGTGGCGACCTGATGAAGTTTGAAGAGAAAGGGCGCAACGATTTCGTGACGGAAGTGGATAAGGCCAGCGAGCAGGAGATCATCTATCACCTGCGCAAGGCTTACCCCAAACACAGTATCCTCGCCGAGGAGAGTGGCCTTCAGGAAGGTGCCGAACCGGAATACGAGTGGATCATCGATCCGCTGGACGGCACCACCAATTTCATCCATGGCATGCCCCACTTCGCCATTTCCATCGCCTGCCGCTACCGCGGCCAGATCGAGCACGCCGTGGTCCTCGACCCCATCAAGCGTGAAGAATTTACCGCCAGCCGTGGTCGCGGTGCCGCTTTGAATGGCCGTCGCATCCGCGTTTCCAGTCGCCAGGGCATGAAAGGCGCGCTGATCGGCACCGGCATTCCCTTCAACGGCGAGTCGTTCGATAACATCGATGCCTACCTGGCCGTGATGAAGGACGTTGCCGGGCAGACTGCGGGTATCCGCAGGCCCGGCGCTGCGGCGCTTGACCTGGCCTACGTAGCCTCGGGCCGCTTCGACGGTTTCTGGGAGATGTATCTGAACAGCTGGGATATCGCCGCAGGCTCCCTGCTGGTAAAAGAGGCCGGCGGGCTCATCAGTGACTTCCGCGGCGGCAATGACTATCTGGAATCCGGCAATCTGGTTTGCGCCACGCCTAAAGTGTTCAAACCACTCCTGCAGATTGTGGGCAAGCATATGGGGAAAATCCCCCAGTAA
- a CDS encoding IscS subfamily cysteine desulfurase has translation MKLPIYLDYSATCPVDPRVASKMAEQMTMEGNFGNPASRSHLFGWKAEEAVEDARRQVAELVNADPREIVWTSGATESDNLAIKGAAHFYQGRGKHIITSKIEHKAVLDTCRQLEREGFEVTYLNPKEDGIVYPEQVAEALREDTILVSLMHVNNEIGVINDIAAIGELCRERKIIFHVDAAQSAGKIDIDLAEMKVDLMSFSAHKIYGPKGIGALYVRRKPRVRIEAQMHGGGHERGMRSGTLPTHQIVGMGEAFRIAKEEMAEERKRLTALRDRFWSQISDMEEVHINGSVEQRVPGNLNVSFAFVEGESLIMSLKDLAISSGSACTSASLEPSYVLRALGVNDELAHSSLRFSFGRFTTEQDVDTAAKEVRQAVEKLRELSPLWDMYKDGVDLSTIEWAAH, from the coding sequence ATGAAGCTTCCCATTTACCTGGATTATTCGGCAACTTGCCCGGTAGACCCGCGCGTCGCCAGTAAGATGGCGGAGCAGATGACCATGGAGGGCAATTTCGGTAACCCGGCCTCCCGCTCCCACCTGTTTGGCTGGAAGGCGGAAGAAGCGGTAGAAGATGCCCGCCGCCAAGTGGCGGAACTGGTCAATGCCGACCCCCGTGAAATCGTCTGGACCAGCGGTGCTACCGAGTCTGACAACCTGGCCATCAAGGGTGCAGCCCACTTTTACCAGGGGCGCGGCAAGCACATCATTACCTCCAAGATCGAGCACAAGGCGGTTCTCGACACCTGTCGCCAGCTGGAGCGTGAAGGCTTCGAAGTTACCTACCTGAACCCGAAAGAAGACGGCATCGTCTACCCGGAGCAGGTGGCAGAAGCGCTGCGCGAAGACACCATTCTGGTCAGCCTGATGCACGTGAATAACGAAATCGGCGTGATCAATGATATCGCCGCTATCGGCGAGCTTTGCCGCGAGCGCAAGATCATTTTCCATGTGGATGCGGCCCAGAGCGCCGGTAAAATCGACATCGACCTGGCGGAAATGAAAGTGGACCTGATGTCCTTCTCCGCCCACAAGATCTACGGCCCCAAAGGCATCGGTGCGCTGTACGTGCGCCGCAAGCCGCGCGTGCGTATCGAGGCCCAGATGCACGGTGGCGGTCACGAGCGCGGCATGCGTTCCGGTACCCTGCCGACCCACCAGATCGTGGGCATGGGTGAAGCCTTTCGCATTGCCAAAGAAGAGATGGCGGAAGAGCGCAAGCGTCTGACCGCACTGCGCGATCGCTTCTGGAGCCAGATCAGCGATATGGAAGAAGTGCATATCAATGGCTCTGTTGAGCAGCGTGTGCCCGGCAACCTGAATGTGAGCTTTGCCTTCGTTGAAGGTGAGAGCCTGATCATGTCCCTGAAGGATCTGGCGATCTCTTCCGGTTCCGCATGTACCTCCGCGAGCCTGGAGCCCAGCTACGTATTGCGTGCGCTGGGTGTGAACGACGAGCTGGCCCACAGTTCCCTGCGCTTCAGCTTCGGCCGTTTTACCACGGAACAGGATGTGGATACCGCTGCCAAAGAAGTAAGGCAGGCAGTGGAAAAGCTGCGTGAACTGTCGCCCCTCTGGGATATGTACAAGGACGGCGTTGATCTCAGTACTATTGAATGGGCAGCACACTGA
- a CDS encoding EAL domain-containing protein — protein sequence MSVHFPGENKVTPSMVAQNIARTNPLPAAFLLMAGSFCLAYLCKHFLSLNSGVAAIWLADALTIAFLYRFPVRAWALLLSASFVGCVVAAIASGLEFFIAALYSLAGVVESLVAAALLRFFCADGDFFGSVWRWVRFLFFGAFLSTVAGAGVGAGVAATFRGLAFNDVFVSWYLADTIGISVFLPFIHLLSKQTRGALLSLGPLVRFLGVALVSLASIFLILQFFSYPFVFVALPLIWAASRLELSQTLLLVFSAVLIVLAVFINGDHWLPEEIHGIDRPLDFLPLYAGMIPAYVMAVASSVERKRSQRIIEVESSFRAAMGSSRIGMLLVSLDNRIIQSNPSFCRFIGYSDVELRGLNIREVIGTEERNLGQQSSASGEGYNGGNLLFDFELGYVQDAEWRFMRKNGEQVWGHWSCSLARGANNDPLYAVVQVEDIDWRKRSEAQLAKAEERWKFSLTVTGQVVYDWDLVTGKTFYSEWLNSGVGIDAEDLASRHDWLARVSTEDRDGLLRAQLAHISGEAREIDCQYRVRTDGGEYRWIHEIARVIESDDQGQPVRLIGLLRDITENKQMARSLEEEKEHLQVTLNAIADAVIATDRRRRITFMNPVAEQLTGWSLNEVKGRDIDRVLQLSSGREGKPVSSPVEECLHHVMPFISAEGSVLHNRSGNSYDVKCSASPLRTGSGHVLGAVLVFQDVTETRQLIRQLRYKAHHDNLTHLPNREAFKRDLLEAVASVRNNEIVHTLAYMDLDRFKVINDSAGHQAGDALLRNVARFLKGQLRETDSVARLGGDEFGILLRDCNKEQGRLRCEQLVRKIIALRFPWAGRVFDVGASVGLTEIRRDNNHVADLMSQADVACYSAKHAGRGVVMLYEADSSAAADQHREIHMASRIREALDENRMLLYAQPIASASDPSHISHYELLVRMVDSDGSLIAPGAFIPAAERYGLMLQIDNWVMNEFLRTKAQAAAASGLSFAMNLSAEAIGDGEFQKKLIALLDDAELPSERLGIEITETAMINQMESASEFVAALRDMGCKVALDDFGNGLSSFNYLKAFSIDYIKIDGSFVRQVDSNFVDLMIVESINQVAHRLNARTIAEFVEDAGTAERLQKIGVDLLQGFHIGRPSPLEDVLAAACERGVVKTDSSLRQTGEGGEENRRSEVELET from the coding sequence ATGTCCGTTCATTTCCCTGGCGAGAATAAAGTGACTCCGTCCATGGTCGCGCAGAATATTGCGCGCACCAATCCGCTACCCGCAGCTTTTTTGCTGATGGCGGGTAGTTTTTGCCTGGCATACCTGTGTAAACACTTCCTTTCCCTCAATAGCGGCGTCGCTGCCATCTGGCTGGCGGATGCGCTGACCATAGCCTTTTTGTACCGGTTTCCTGTCAGGGCTTGGGCACTACTGCTGTCCGCTTCTTTCGTTGGCTGCGTGGTAGCGGCCATCGCCAGTGGCCTGGAATTTTTTATCGCAGCTCTGTATTCCCTTGCCGGCGTGGTCGAGTCGCTGGTGGCGGCGGCGCTGTTGCGCTTTTTCTGCGCCGATGGCGATTTTTTTGGTAGCGTGTGGCGCTGGGTGCGCTTCCTGTTTTTTGGTGCCTTTCTTTCGACGGTCGCAGGCGCTGGGGTCGGGGCTGGCGTTGCCGCGACTTTTCGTGGTCTGGCATTCAACGACGTTTTTGTATCCTGGTATCTGGCGGATACCATCGGGATCAGCGTATTTTTGCCCTTTATTCACTTGCTCAGCAAGCAAACCAGGGGGGCGCTGCTTTCACTTGGGCCTCTCGTCCGGTTTCTTGGCGTGGCCCTTGTTTCTCTTGCCAGTATCTTCCTGATACTGCAATTCTTTTCTTACCCGTTTGTCTTTGTCGCACTGCCACTCATCTGGGCCGCCTCGCGGCTGGAACTATCTCAGACCTTGCTGTTGGTGTTTTCCGCGGTGCTGATAGTGCTGGCGGTTTTCATCAACGGGGATCATTGGCTGCCGGAGGAAATTCACGGGATTGATCGCCCTCTGGATTTTCTTCCTCTTTATGCGGGGATGATCCCAGCCTATGTGATGGCGGTGGCGTCGAGCGTTGAACGCAAGCGCAGCCAGCGAATCATCGAGGTTGAAAGCAGTTTTCGGGCCGCCATGGGGTCGTCGCGCATCGGGATGCTGCTTGTGTCTCTGGATAACCGGATCATCCAGTCGAACCCAAGCTTTTGTCGGTTTATCGGCTATTCCGATGTGGAGCTGCGGGGGTTGAATATCCGGGAAGTCATCGGTACCGAGGAGCGGAATCTGGGGCAGCAGTCCTCAGCTAGCGGTGAAGGCTACAATGGCGGAAATCTCTTGTTCGATTTCGAGCTGGGGTACGTCCAGGACGCCGAGTGGCGTTTTATGCGTAAAAATGGCGAGCAGGTGTGGGGGCACTGGTCCTGTAGCCTGGCGCGAGGCGCAAACAATGATCCGCTGTACGCCGTTGTTCAGGTTGAGGATATTGACTGGCGAAAGCGCAGTGAGGCACAGCTGGCCAAAGCGGAAGAACGCTGGAAATTTTCGCTCACGGTCACCGGCCAGGTGGTGTATGACTGGGACCTGGTTACCGGAAAGACGTTTTACTCAGAGTGGCTCAATAGCGGCGTCGGTATTGATGCGGAAGATCTCGCCAGCCGCCACGACTGGCTTGCGCGGGTAAGCACAGAGGATCGCGATGGTCTGTTGCGCGCGCAGCTTGCGCACATTAGTGGTGAAGCCAGGGAAATCGACTGCCAGTACCGCGTGCGTACGGATGGTGGGGAGTACCGTTGGATTCATGAGATTGCCCGAGTAATAGAATCTGATGACCAGGGGCAGCCGGTGCGCTTGATCGGGCTGCTGCGCGATATCACTGAAAACAAACAGATGGCGCGCTCGCTCGAAGAAGAAAAAGAGCACTTGCAGGTGACATTGAATGCGATCGCCGATGCGGTGATCGCCACGGACCGGCGGCGACGGATCACCTTCATGAATCCGGTGGCGGAGCAGCTTACCGGCTGGTCGCTCAATGAAGTGAAGGGACGCGATATCGACCGCGTGCTTCAGCTGTCTTCTGGTCGCGAAGGCAAGCCGGTCAGCAGCCCGGTGGAAGAGTGCCTGCATCATGTGATGCCGTTTATCTCCGCTGAAGGCTCTGTGTTACACAATCGCAGTGGTAACAGCTACGACGTCAAGTGCTCAGCATCACCGTTGCGTACCGGGAGTGGCCATGTCCTTGGCGCGGTGCTGGTGTTTCAGGATGTAACCGAGACACGCCAGTTGATCCGTCAGCTTCGATACAAAGCGCATCATGACAACCTGACCCACCTCCCCAACCGGGAAGCATTCAAACGCGACCTGCTTGAAGCGGTTGCCTCGGTAAGAAACAACGAGATTGTCCATACCCTTGCCTATATGGACCTCGACCGTTTCAAAGTGATCAACGATAGTGCTGGCCACCAGGCGGGCGACGCACTGCTGCGAAACGTTGCCCGGTTCTTGAAAGGCCAGCTGCGAGAAACCGATAGCGTTGCACGCCTCGGCGGCGATGAGTTCGGGATTTTGCTGCGTGATTGCAATAAAGAGCAGGGACGCCTGCGTTGCGAGCAGCTGGTGAGAAAAATTATCGCACTCCGCTTCCCCTGGGCAGGGCGCGTATTTGATGTGGGGGCCAGTGTCGGGCTTACGGAAATACGTCGTGACAACAACCATGTGGCGGACCTGATGAGCCAGGCTGACGTGGCCTGTTACTCGGCGAAGCACGCGGGCCGAGGTGTGGTGATGCTGTACGAAGCCGACAGCAGTGCAGCCGCGGACCAGCACCGGGAAATTCATATGGCCTCACGTATTCGTGAAGCGCTGGATGAAAACCGAATGCTGTTGTACGCGCAGCCCATTGCCAGCGCGTCTGACCCTTCCCATATCAGTCATTATGAATTGCTGGTGCGGATGGTGGATTCGGATGGCTCCCTTATCGCCCCGGGTGCATTCATTCCTGCCGCTGAACGCTACGGTCTGATGTTGCAGATCGACAACTGGGTAATGAATGAATTCCTGCGCACCAAGGCGCAAGCAGCGGCAGCCAGTGGTCTCAGCTTTGCCATGAACCTGTCGGCGGAAGCGATTGGTGACGGCGAATTCCAGAAGAAGTTGATCGCGCTGTTGGATGATGCGGAGCTGCCTTCTGAGCGCCTCGGGATTGAAATTACCGAAACCGCGATGATCAACCAGATGGAAAGTGCCAGTGAATTTGTGGCAGCCCTGCGGGATATGGGGTGTAAGGTGGCGCTGGACGATTTTGGTAACGGTCTCAGCTCGTTCAATTACCTGAAAGCTTTCTCGATCGATTACATCAAAATCGATGGCAGCTTTGTGCGGCAGGTTGACTCGAATTTTGTGGACCTGATGATTGTGGAGTCAATCAACCAGGTGGCCCATCGCCTGAATGCGCGCACAATTGCGGAGTTTGTGGAGGATGCGGGCACCGCTGAGCGGCTTCAAAAAATTGGTGTGGACCTTTTGCAGGGTTTTCATATCGGCCGGCCCAGTCCTCTGGAGGACGTATTGGCCGCAGCATGCGAGAGAGGCGTGGTGAAAACCGACAGCAGCCTGAGGCAAACTGGCGAAGGTGGTGAAGAAAATCGTCGAAGTGAGGTTGAGCTGGAAACCTGA
- the iscR gene encoding Fe-S cluster assembly transcriptional regulator IscR, which yields MRLTTKGRYAVTAMLDLALHAERGPISLADISKRQEISLSYLEQLFSRLRQAGLVSSVRGPGGGYRLARSTAEICVAEIIDAVNESVDATSCGGNSDCSGGEQCLTHYLWTDLSQQIHGFLNGISLADMVARAEVQEVARRQDGRAVGDTLDQVVEQKVAIIGGLQ from the coding sequence ATGCGGTTAACAACCAAAGGGCGGTATGCGGTCACGGCAATGCTGGACCTCGCACTGCACGCCGAGCGCGGCCCCATCAGTCTGGCGGACATTTCAAAGCGCCAGGAGATTTCCCTGTCCTACCTCGAGCAGCTGTTTTCACGCCTGCGACAGGCTGGGCTTGTTTCCAGTGTGCGCGGCCCCGGCGGCGGTTACCGCCTCGCCCGGTCCACCGCAGAAATCTGTGTGGCGGAAATCATCGATGCGGTGAACGAGTCCGTCGATGCCACCAGCTGCGGCGGTAATAGTGATTGCTCGGGTGGTGAGCAGTGTCTTACTCACTACCTGTGGACGGATCTCAGTCAGCAGATTCACGGCTTCCTCAACGGCATTAGCCTGGCCGACATGGTCGCCCGGGCCGAAGTGCAGGAAGTCGCCCGTCGCCAGGATGGCCGCGCGGTCGGCGATACGCTGGATCAGGTAGTAGAACAGAAAGTGGCGATTATCGGCGGCTTGCAGTAA
- the trmJ gene encoding tRNA (cytosine(32)/uridine(32)-2'-O)-methyltransferase TrmJ, producing MATSPSESASKSASQGALAALDNIRVVLVNSAHPGNIGGAARALKNMGLSQLYLVQPREFPAANAVWRAAGAAELLDSAVVVETLEEAVADCGLVVATSARERRIPWPLLTPRECGQRAIAEAQSHPVALVFGREDRGLTNEELQACNFHVHIPANPDYSSLNLATAVQVLVYEARMAALEADRGEALSYADWDRPPARAEDMEMYYEHLQLALGELGFIDPDNPRQTMTRLRRLFSRVRPDDMELGILRGMLTAIQNHIHRSGGKGRPD from the coding sequence ATGGCGACTTCTCCTTCCGAATCAGCATCGAAATCGGCCTCCCAGGGCGCGCTGGCTGCGCTCGACAATATCCGAGTGGTGCTGGTCAACAGCGCCCACCCGGGAAATATCGGTGGCGCCGCCCGAGCGCTCAAGAATATGGGGCTCAGTCAGCTGTATCTGGTACAGCCGCGGGAGTTTCCTGCCGCCAATGCCGTGTGGCGTGCCGCGGGTGCCGCGGAGCTGCTTGACAGTGCAGTTGTGGTGGAGACCCTGGAGGAGGCGGTGGCCGATTGTGGACTGGTAGTCGCGACCAGCGCCCGCGAACGCCGCATCCCGTGGCCTCTGTTGACCCCGCGCGAGTGCGGCCAGCGCGCTATCGCCGAGGCGCAGTCGCACCCGGTCGCGTTGGTGTTCGGGCGCGAGGACCGCGGTCTCACCAATGAGGAACTGCAGGCCTGCAACTTCCATGTGCATATCCCCGCGAATCCCGATTACAGCTCCCTGAACCTGGCGACCGCTGTCCAGGTGCTGGTGTATGAGGCGCGTATGGCGGCGCTTGAGGCGGACAGGGGAGAGGCGCTGAGCTACGCCGACTGGGATCGCCCTCCCGCTAGGGCCGAGGATATGGAGATGTATTACGAGCATCTGCAGCTGGCCCTCGGCGAACTCGGGTTTATCGATCCGGATAATCCCCGGCAGACCATGACCCGGTTGCGTCGACTGTTCAGTCGGGTGCGCCCGGATGATATGGAGCTGGGTATATTGCGCGGCATGCTCACGGCCATCCAGAACCATATTCACCGCTCCGGCGGAAAGGGGCGGCCGGACTAG